Within Nematostella vectensis chromosome 1, jaNemVect1.1, whole genome shotgun sequence, the genomic segment TCGCCACAGAGAAACAACGTCAGGAAAGGGAGCAAAATGGGCTTACCATCCGCCAAAGGTAGGGcaaagcccctcccccccttccctaaTTTCATAAATGTAGGAAGaaaaccaccggacagcctgTCTGCTGGTGTGCGAAATAaataagaaattaaaaaacGTCGATAACAACGATGTGATATATTCCATTGATGGATCTTTTCGCATGTTTTCTAGGGGGAGTATGTATGTTTCACGATGGGCGAAAACAGTGTTTGTTCCCCTCATAATTCCGTTACGTGATCAAGGACTTTTCCATTTGTGAGACTTTTTTCTCGTTTTCAGATGTCAATTTACAACAAGCGTCGTTTAGCTTTGGGAACAGAGTGAATGTCTGCATAACATCCATAATCATATCCTTGGCCTTCCAGGGCATGCCCTAGCAAACAAATAGGAAAACAAGGCAAAGCATGGGAAGCTACCATGGCATAGCATAGCAAACAAATAGGAAAACAAGGCAAAGCATGGGAAGCTTCCATGGCATAGCATAGCAAACAAATAGGAAAACAAGGCAAAGCATGGGAAGCTACCATGGCATAGCATAGCAAACAAATAGGAAAAAAGGCAAAGCATGGGAAGCTTCCATAACTTAGCGACTTAGcatagcaaaaaaataggaaaacGAGGCAAAGCATGGGAAGCTATTTATTGGATGGACAGCTTTCTTTGGAGCATGGCACAGTCTTGGCACATTCTGTTTTCTATAACTGTCattccatatttttttttcaatttgaatACGCTGGCCTGATCAGAATATCACGGTCTCTCGTATAGCTTTGGCGCTTAAAGatatatttctaaaaaaagtatgagatttttgaaagaaaagagaaaaataaaggcaTGAGACGAATGGTTAGAGTAGTGATGCATTGATTCCCCGCGGCTTTGTCTCTGACATTACCGCACAGGTGCTCGGTCTTCTGGAGAAAAGCGTGACCAACACAAAGGACGGCTGCGCCGGGGATCTctgatcatatggaaaccactttgTGGTCGTGAatgatcatatggaaaccactttgTGATCGTGTatgatcatatggaaaccactttgTGATCGTGTatgatcatatggaaaccactttgTGATCGTGTACGATCATATGAAACCACTTTGTGATTGTGTACGATCATATGAAACCACTTTGTGATTGTGTatgatcatatggaaaccactttgTGATTGTGTATGATCATATGAAACCACTTTGTGATCGTGTACGATCATATGAAACCACTTTGTGATCGTTTatgatcatatggaaaccactttgTGATCGTGTatgatcatatggaaaccactttgTGATTGTGTACGATCATATGAAACCACTTTGTGATCGTGTACGGTTATATGGAAACCACCTTGTGATCGTTTACggtcatatggaaaccactttgTGATCGTGTACGATCATATGAAATCACTTTGTGATCGTGAatgatcatatggaaaccactttgTGATCGTGTatgatcatatggaaaccactttgTGATcgtgtcatcattatcatcatcatggtTGTCTCTCGAGCCGAGGAAGACGATACGTTGAATCTCATCTTATTTGTGGACACGCATGTGGCTACGCAGACCAAAGTCCGATGCACAGATGCGGTTGCAGATGGGGCATGGGACGCCAGTTGTCGGGACAGAGGCAGAAGCAGCTCGGTGTCGCCGGTCACGTGCAGCCGTAAGGCGACTACGACGGTCACCCTCAAAGGACTTCACCGCATTACTTGTGAGGGCACGCCAGCAAGTTCTATTGGACGCCGCCGCCTCGAGCTGTCGAGGTAGGAGACTTGTCCATTTGAGGTTGGATTTGAGGTTGTCTTTGTACCTCTTCTTTGGGCGACCCTTCTTGCGGTAACCAGACGCTAGCTCCCTGTAAAACACCTGCCGTGGAATTCTTGACTCCTCCATGCGAATGACGTGGCCAGACCAACGAAGCTGGGCTTGGAGTATCTTGGCTTCAATGCTAGTGGTGTCAGCTCTGTCTAGGACTTCGAGGTTTGTAATGCGGTCCTGCCAGCGTATGTGCATGATTGCCCGCAGAGAGCGTGTGTGGAATTGTTCCAGCTTCTTGATATGTCTACGGTACAGGGTCCAAGTCTCGCAGCCGTATAGTAGTGACGGGAGGACGATAGCATTATAAACCTTCAGCTTTGTTGACAGGCGAATGTCCTGATGTTGTAAGACTTTGGTACGGAGTTTGCCCAATGCATGGCTCGCTTTCTGGATCCTGGCCGCAATCTCTTTGTCCAGTGTGTTGTCGTTGGAGATGGTGCTGCCCAGGTACACGAATGAGTCGACATTCTTCAGCTGTGTGCCATCGATGGTTATGCATGGCTGCTGGGGGATACTGTCTGGTGCGGGTTGAAGGAGAACTTCCGTCTTACTGAGACTGATTGTCAGGCCGAACAACTTTGATGCTTCAGAGAACTTGTCCACGATAGTCTGTAGATGATTCTCCTGGTGAGCCATCAGCGCGCAGTCGTCGGCGAACAGGGCATCAAGTATAAGCCTTTCCATGGTCTTGGGCATCAAGTATTAGCCTTTCCATGGTCTTGGCCGTAAGACGTCGCAGGTCAAACAGCCGTCCAGCCGGTACCTGGTCTCGCACAGCGGGAAGCAGTACCTGGGTGAAGAAGAGATTGAACAACACTGGAGCAAGCACACAGCCTTGTTTCACACCGTTGGAGATACTGAAACTCTCAGAGGGCTTACCATCGGACAGGACTTCACCCGTCATGTCGTCGTGGGACAGCCTAATCAAGGTTGTAAACTTTGCAGGGCATCCAAGCTTACTGAGGATAATCCACAATGCTTCGCGGTTGACGGTGTCGAAAGCCTTGGTGAGGTCGATAAAGACTGCGTAGAGGTTCATATTCTGCTCAAGGCACTTCTCCTGGATCTGTCTTACTGTAAATACCATGTCAACTGTGCATCTACCAGGGCGGAAGCCGCACTGTGACTCAGGGAGGTTTTTATCTGCAACGGATGGAATCAGCCTGTTCAGCATGATGCGGGCGAGGATTTTTCCGGCGATCGTGAGAAGGGATATACCCCTGTGATTCTTGCACACTGTGCGAGTGCCTTTGTTCTTGTACAGGGCGACTATTGATGCATCACGTAGGTCGGCAGGCATTACTTCCTCGTCCCAGATGCTGATGAGGACGCTGTGAAAAGCGTGCAGGGCCTCATCGCTAAGGGCTTGTACACCTCCGTTGGTATACCGTCCTTGCCTGCAGCTTTCCCAGATGACATTTGCTTGATGGCCTCCTTGATGGCCTCCATGGATGGGGGATCGCTGAGTTCCTCGATTAGTAGCTGTTGAGGGATTTGGTCAAGTGCAGACTGGTCTACTGTCGACGGGCGATTGAGAAGTTGACTAAAGTGTTCCCTCCACCTCATGTTGATTGCAGTTTTGTCCTTGATGAGCGTGGCTCCGTCTGCTGACAGCAAGGGAGCGGAACCAGATTTCGATGGACCGTAGACTGTTTTGAGGGAGCTACAGATTTTCAATTGCTTCGTTGTTCTCGTCGAACCAATCCTGGTGTTTCCGCGTCTTTGGGCCAAGAGCTGTCTTTGCTGTCTCGGTGACTACATCTCTGAACTGGTTCCACTTCTCGTTTGGATCTCCAGACAGGCCCGTTTGCAGTCAGCTTCTCATTCAGGCTGTTCTGGAACTTCTGTAGGTAGGAAGGCTGTTGGAGTCTGGCTGTGTTGAAGGGCGTGCGCACAAGCTTTGGACGCTTTGGGTGACGTGGCGCAATGTGAAGTTTCAGAGTGCAGCGGACTAGGCGGTGGTCTGTCCAGCATTCCGCTCCTCGCATGGCTCTGGTGACGTGGACATCCTGGATGTCACGCTGGCGGACGATGACAAAGTCTATGAGATGCCACTGTTTTGATCTGGGATGCATCCAGGTCGTCTTGAACTTGTCTGCCATTCTGAACACAGTGTTGGTGATGACCAGATCGTACTCCGCATACTTGCTTAACAGTAGGAGGCCGTTGTTATTCATCTTGCCAACGCCGTGTCTTCCGAGCACTCCATCCCATCGTTCGTAGTCCCGACCAACTCGGGCGTTTAAGTCTCCGAGCAGGATGATCTTATCACCGGCGGGAACAGAGTTCAGGATGGAACTGAGGTCGGCATAAAACTGCTCGATTGTCTCCTTCGGGCTCGTGAGGGTGGGAGCATATGCGCTGATGATTGTTGCATAGCGCTTGTAACAGAGAGGTAGACGTAACTTCATCAGCCTTTCGTTGACACCTGTAGGTAAGTCTGGAAGTTATTTCAGTAGACTTGTCCTAATAGCCAGTCCAACCCCGTGGATCCTGTCTTCGTGTGCGGCCTTCCCTTTCCAAAAGAAAGTGTAACCGCTGGTCTGTTCTGTAAGCGAACCTTCATCGGCGAGGCGGGTCTCGCTCAAAGCTGcaatgtcgatgttgtagcgTGCTAGTTCTTTGGCAACTAGAGCTGTTCTCCTTTGGGGTCTTGTTATGATTCCTCTGTCCATAAGGGTACGGACATTACATGCTCCTAAGAgtagtttattttttcttctatcGCTTCGACCGCATAGATGGATGATCTGCCAGCCGCGGCTTGCTGGCCAGATGCCGTAGGGCAGGCAATGTTTAGACCACCTTTTCTAGGTCCCTCCCTTACTAGGGTGAGCAGTGCTGTTCTGAAGAGGGCTGCTCAGTCGCCATGGATGCTGCCGAACTTGTCTGCTGCCCTGGGTACAGAAAAAGAGCGACCATCTGTCCATGGCCGCCTACGTGCAGGTTTTTTACTACAACTCCCAGTGTTCACCCCCACCTGTTGCTTTAGCCAATCACCCATCGCCGTAGGGCTTATTGAAGAAGTAAGATGAAGAAAGATAATAAGATGAAAGTACAACGAAACCTGTGCGAGAAAGATATTATAGTGGAAAAGCCGTTGCACAGGGGCAATCCCACTCTCTCTGCCGCAGAAGCCAGAATCCAGTGGTACGAAGAGTCGTCACGGCTGGTGACTTCCTTGGCCGCAGTGTGATGGCCGTGACGTCTTTAGTGCTCTGTCACGCCCTAAGCATTCCACGGTGCCTTGCTGCAACGCCTTCCCAGCCATTTAACCCAAAGTGGGCATCTTCTGCCTGATCAGCCATAGCAGTCTTTTCTGTGATTCGGAGGAGCAGATCCCT encodes:
- the LOC116614876 gene encoding craniofacial development protein 2-like; the protein is MDRGIITRPQRRTALVAKELARYNIDIAALSETRLADEGVNERLMKLRLPLCYKRYATIISAYAPTLTSPKETIEQFYADLSSILNSVPAGDKIILLGDLNARVGRDYERWDGVLGRHGVGKMNNNGLLLLSKYAEYDLVITNTVFRMADKFKTTWMHPRSKQWHLIDFVIVRQRDIQDVHVTRAMRGAECWTDHRLVRCTLKLHIAPRHPKRPKLVRTPFNTARLQQPSYLQKFQNSLNEKLTANGPVWRSKREVEPVQRCSHRDSKDSSWPKDAETPGLVRREQRSN